Below is a genomic region from Kribbella qitaiheensis.
GACCAGTTCGGGGCTCGCGTGCTCGCCGCGGACCACCGTCATCAGCTCGCCGCCGCCACCCAGCAGCCGGTCGGCCACGCCGGTCGCGGCCGCGGCCAGATCCTCGGTGATCAAGGCGAAATCGCCGTCCACCACGCCCAGCGCGTCGCCGATCCTGCAGGTGCCGGCCATCGTCCAGGCGTCCTTGACGGCGATCGTGACGGCGCCGTGCCGGGTCTGGCCGGCGGCCGCGGAGAGCTGGTTGACGGCATCGTCGAAGCTTCGCCCGGGGTCGTGGACGGCGATCGCCGCCAGCCCCTGGACCTGCGCGCGGGTCCGGATCACCGCCACCCGGATGCCATCCTGGCGGGCCGCGGTCGCGGCTGCCTCGGCGACGGCGATGGAGTCCTTGTCGTTGGGGAGGATCACGATCTCCGGCGCGCCCGACTGCTCGATCGCGGCCAGCAGCTCACCGGTCGAGCACCGCCTTCCCGGGCCGCCTTTCACCACCACCGCACCGGCCTCCACGAACAGTTTCGCCAGCCCGTCTCCCGCGGCCACTGCGATCACCGCCCGGCTCGCGATCGGCGGATGCGGAACCATGTCCGCGAAGTGCGTCACCCGGATCCGGTGCGGTCGCCCGGTCCCGATCCCCTGCTCGATCGCGGCACCCACGTCGTCGGTGTGCACATGCACATTCCACAACTCGTCGCCGCCCACGACCACCACAGAGTCCCCCAGCCCGGCCAGCGCCCGCCGGAAGTCCCCGATCCGATCGTCCGGCGCATCCAGCAGATACATCACCTCGTACGCCGGTCCGTCGGGCTCCAGGTCGCCTCCCTGCGCCTCACCACCGGCGCCCTCGGCAAGACCCACCCGACCACTCCCGGACTCGCCACTCGCTTCCACTCCAGGTCCGCTCGCTCCCCTGGCACTTGCGGTCGCCGGGACTCGCCGGGGGACGCCAGTGTGTTCACCCGGTGGGCGGCCGGACAGGACCGACTCCATGGCGCCGAGGATGACGACGAGACCAGCTCCACCTGCATCGACGACACCGGCGCGGCGGAGTACGGCCAGTTGCTCTGTGGTTTTGGTGAGAGCCAGGCGGGCGGCGGCGACGGCGGCCAGACAAACCTCGGCGAGGGCCTTGCCCTCATTGGCAGCCGCCAGAGCCCCGTTCGCCGCCGCGCGGGCGACCGTGAGCATGGTGCCCTCGACGGGCTTGGCGACCGCGCCGTACGCGGCATCAGCGGCGAACACGAGCGCATCGGCGAACGCCGCCGCCTCGCTCATCCGCGGATCGGCCAGGACCGAGCCGGCGTCGGCCTCCTGGTCCCGCGGCAGGTTCTCCGCGAGCCGCAGGCCACAGGCCCGGACGAGCTGGGAGGTGATCACCCCGGAGTTGCCCCGCGCGCCGAGCAACGCACCCCGGCCGAACGCCTGGACCGCCTCCGCAAAGGTCAGCTCCCCCTCGGGCAACGCGTCGCACGCGGCTTCCCAGGTCAGGTACAGGTTGGTGCCGGTGTCGCCGTCCGGCACCGGGTACACGTTGAGCTCGTCGATCTCCGCCCGCGCCCGCCCCAGCTCCGCCAGCGCCACCCGGGCCCAGCTCCGCAGCACCCCAACCGTCAACTCTTCCACGCCCGGAAGGCTAACCGGTCCCCGCCCAACCGCTCCACGTCCGGGACCGCCGGCACCACCGCCCTCCACCACACACACCGGACCGCCAGCCCATCAGTACAGCCCGCATTCACGGCTGGCACCCACCCGCCCCGCTCAGCCACCTACCGCGCTCCCCACCACTGATGGCCTGCAGGTCCGCCACCACCCACCACGCGCGGCTTAGGGTGGGGTGTGGAGATCTTGTTCTCGGTGGCGACCGACAGTTACGACCTGGCGGTTCGCGAGATCCGCGGTGAGTTCGGCGGCGGGGTCAGGATCGAACGGGTCAGTGCGGACCTGGGCCGGATCGTCAGCGGTGGGCCGTCGGTCGAGGAGCTGGCGAGCGCCTGCGACAGCGGCCGGATCATCTTCGTGCGGCATCTGACGGTGGAGCTGGCGAGTTTCAAGCCGGGCGACGTGCCGGAGCCGCACGAGCTGGCCGACCTCGTGCTGGAAGCTTTGCCGCGGCACCCACAGGCGCTGGCCGTTCAGACCTGGACCGACGGCCCCGGGAGCGGCGGGTCGTACTACCACCGGCTCGACGAGGCCCTGGGCGCCCGCGGAGTCACGGTCAGCCGGGCCGGCCAGGACGTGGTGGTGTCGTGCTTCGTCTCCGCCAAGACGGTGATCTTCGGCCTGAACCGGCTGGAGTACAGCCTGTCGGACTGGCCGGGTGGGCGGATGCGGCTGGCTCGGTCGGACGAGCGGGTGTCGCGGTCGGAGTTCAAGCTCGAAGAGGCGATCCAGACGTTCGGGCTCGACCTGCCGCCCGGCGGCAAGGGGCTGGATCTCGGCGCGAGTCCGGGTGGCTGGACGCGGATCCTGCGTCAGCACGGGCAGGAGATGTGGTCGGTCGATCCGGGTGAGCTCGATCCGCGGGTGACGGCCGATCGGAAGGTCCACCACGTGGCGACGACCGCCGGAGAGTTCTTCCGGCAGAACCGGATCTACTTCGACATCGTGGTGAACGACATGCGGATGGACCAGGTGCTGAGCGCCCGGGTGATGCTGGACGCCGTACCGCACCTGAGCCGCGGCGCCCTGGCCGTCGTCACCCTCAAGGGCGGCGGTAAGAACCCCCTCGACGCGGCCCGCCGCGGCATCGAGCTCCTCAGCAAGCAGTACGACGTACTGCACGCCCGCCAACTCCACCACAACCGCCGAGAAATCACCGTCATCGCCGAGTGCCCGTAGCACGGGGAACGCGACGAGGCGCCCGGGAGAATCCCGGGCGCCTGGTCAGGCCCTACACGGAGGTGTGCCCCGTCAAGGGGCAGGAAGTCCTAGCCGACTACGCGCTGGACCTTGCCCGCCTTGATGCAGGACGTGCAGACCTTGAGCTTCGTGGGCGTGCCCTTGATGACCGCGCGCATCGTCTGGATGTTCGGGTCGAACCGCCGCGACGTGCGCTTCTTGACCCGACGGATCATCGCGCCCTTACCCAGCCGCGCAACACTGTTGCCGAACATCGGCTTCTTGTCACAAACATCGCACTTCTTAGACATGATTCTCCGTGTTTAGGGTCGAGACACCGACAGACCATGTTACATAGGAGACGCTGCTCGACCAATTCCGTCCCACCATGGACTACACCTGTGTAAGCCACGCCACTTCTTCGGCAGACAGCTCGACCGACAGGCCCGGCATCGAGGTCCGCGTCTCCGAGATCTGCCGCGGCCCGATCAGCGGGAACACCGGGTACGACTGGTGCAGCAGCCAGGCGAGCGCGATCGCCGTGGGTTCCACCCCACGGGCCTCCGCAAGCTCCCGGGCCCGGCGCAGCCGCTCGAAGTTCTCGTCCGAGTAGAAACAGCGGACCAGTTCCTCGTCCGAGCGGTCCTCCGGCTTCGCACGCCCGGTGAAGAACCCGCGAGCCTGACTCGACCACGGGAACAACGCCACCTGCCGCTCACGCAGCCACGCCTGCGACTCGTCGTCGCTGACATGACGGCAACCAGCCCAGGGTACGTCGTACGCCCGTGCCAGGCTCAGGTGGTTGCTCAGCAGCGTCAACGGCTGCTTGCCGTGCGTCGCCGCGTACTCGTTGGCCTCGTCGAACCGCTCCAGCGACCAGTTCGACCCGCCGTACGCCTTGATCCGGCCGGCCTGGAAGTGCGAGTCCATCACGTCGACGAACTCTCCGACCGGGATCTCCTCGTTGTCCCGGTGCATCAGGTAGAGGTCGACGTGGTCGGTCTGCAGCCGCTCGAGCGACTCGCCGAGCTGCCGCGTGATCGACTCCGGGTCGCAGTGCGGCGTGTGCGCACCCTTGCCGATGACCACGACGTCGTCCCGGTTGCCGCGCGACGTCATCCACTGGCCGAGCAGCTTCTCGCCACGTCCACCGCTGTAGATGTACGCCGTGTCGAAGGTGGTTCCGCCGCGCTCGAAGAAGTCGTCGAAGATCATCGCGGCATGCGGCAGCGTCGGCTGGTTGTCGACGCCCATCACCAGCCGCGACACCGGCTTGGCCAGCCCGGGCACCTGGCCGTACGTCATCGGCGCGTCGGCGCGCTTCGCGAGCGGCCGGCCGGTCGCGGTCGGGATCAGTACGTCGTCCCGCTCGCTGGCGTACTGCTGCCCGATCGCCTCGCGCCACTTGTCCTGGACGGTCAGGTTCCCGAGTGAGTCGTCCCAGCTCATCTCCGGCGCCTGCCGCGCCTCGATCGCGGCCGCGACGGCCTCGGCCTCGGCCTGGTAGATGAAGGCAGGATCCGCGGAGATGTCCCGCGGCTCCTCCCCCACCTTGTGCACGGTGACGTGGGTGGGCTTGCCGTCGCCGGCGAACCACGGGTCCTCGATCACGAGGTAACCCTCGCTGCCGAGCACCCGGACCCGGTTCTCGTCGTTCAGGCGGACGCCGGTACTCACCTGGGCGGTCAATCCGGAGTCGAAGAACAGCGTCGCGACCGACCATTCGTCCACCCCGGTCTCGCCGACCTGACCGACCGCGGTCACCGCCGCCGGATCGGCGTACGGCGCTCCGATGGCCGCGCCCGCGATCAGGCGCGCGAACGAGACGGGGTAGCCGCCGACGTCGAGGATGCCGCCGCCGGCCAGGTCGTCGGCGAAGATCCGGCTCCCGGCGTTGAAAGACGCCTGGAACGCGAACGACGCCTGGATCTGGTGCACCTTGCCGATCGCGCCGTCGCGGATCAGTTGCGCGACCAGCTTGGTCTGTGGCAGGCAGCGGTACATGTACGCCTCCATCAGGAAGACGTCGTTGCGCACCGCGGCCTCGATGATCGCCGCGGCCCAGGCCCGGTTGATCGCGAGCGGCTTCTCGCACAGCACGTGCTTACCCGCCTCGGCGGCCTTGATCGCCCACTCCGGGTGGAGCGGATGTGGAGTGGCGATGTAGACCGCGTCGACGGTCTCGTCGGCCAGCAGGGCGTCGTACGACGCATGCCTGTTGGCGATGCCGAACTTGTCGGCGAAGGTGGTGGCGGAGTCCATGCTTCGGCTGCCGACCGCGACCACCTCGTTGGTGGTCGAGGACGGAACCTGACCTGCGAACCGGGAAGCGATGTTGCCGGTGCCGAGGATTCCCCAGCGGAGCTTGGTGGAAGACAAGAGGTTGTTCCCCTAAAAGAAGGCGCGGGCAGGGTCAGAACTGCGGTCAGAACTTCATGGCGCCGGCGGCGATGTCGGCGATGAAGTGGCGGCCACCGATGATGAAGACACCGATCAAGGGGATCACGCTCATCAGCGCTCCCGCCATCACCATGCTGTAGTCGGTGCCGTACACACCGTTCAGCTGCTGCAGGGCGACCTGCAGGGTGAGCTTGTTCGGGTCCGTCATCACTATCAACGGCCACAGGTAGTCGTTCCAGACGTTGATGAAGGTGAAGATGCCCAGGAACGCCAGCCCGGGCCGCAGTACGGGGAGTCCGACGGTGAGGTACTGCCGGAAGAAGCCGGCGCCGTCGACCTTGGCGGCGGAGATGAGCTCGTCGGGGATCGCGCCCTTGGCGTACTGGCGCATCCAGAAGATGCCGAACGCGTTCGCGGCGCCCGGGATGATGAGCGCCTTCAGCGACCCGATCCAGCCGAACTCGGCCAGTGTCACGAACTGCGGCACCAGCGCCAGCTGGGTCGGGATCATGAACGTCGCCAGCAGCACCCCGAAGAGCATGTCGCGGCCGGGGAACTCGTACTTCGCGAACGCGAACGCCGCGAGCGAGTCGAAGAAGAGCACCAGCACGGTCACGCCCAGGGACGCGACCAACGTGATCAGCATCGCGCCGAAGAAGTCGATGTTGTCCAGCACGTGCCCCATGTTCTCGAACAGGTGCGAGCCGACCACCAGCTTCGGCGGGTAGGCGAAGATGTCCGGCGTGGTGTTCGAGGCCATCACCAGCATCCAGTAGAACGGGAAGATCGAGACGACCACCCCGAACATCAGTACGACATGACCGACGACGGTCCGGACTCGTTCAGTGCGCATCGGCGTGCTCCTTCCCGGCGGTCTGACTGTCGGCTGCGGCTTTCTCGGCGGCGATCTTGCGGTTCGCGCGGCGGCGGACCCGGCTGGTGATCCGGTCGTCGTCGCCGCCCCCGATCAGTCGCCAGTTGATCACCGAGAACAGCACGATCAGGATGAACAGCGCCCAGCCGATCGCGGCCCCGTAGCCGAACTGGTTCTTGCCGAACGCGCTGTCGTACAGGTAGGAGACGATCGTCAGTCCACCGTCACCGGGCCCGCCGATCGCGCCGCTGCTGCCGAACAGCACCTGCGACTCGGTGAAGATCTGCAGACCGCCGATCGTCGAGGTGACCGCGGTGAACAGGATCACCGGCCGCAGCAACGGCACGGTGATCCGCCAGAACATCTGCCGCGACGAGGCGCCGTCGACCTTGGCCGCCTCGTAGATGTCGGACGAGATGGCCTGCAGCCCGGCCAGGAAGATGATCGCGTTGTAGCCGGTCCAGCGCCACGCGACGATGCTGGCGATCGCGATCTTGATCCCCCACGGCTGGCTGAGCCATTCGATCTTGTCCAGCCCGATCGACTGCAGGAACGCGTTCAGCAGGCCGAAGTTGTTGCTGAAGATCGAACCGAAGACCATCGTGACGGCGACCACCGAGGTGATGTTCGGGATGAAGTACGCGATCCGGTAGAAGCTGCGGAACCGCGTCGCGTTGTGCAACGCGTTCGCGATCACCAGGGCCAGCAGCAGCATCGGAACGGTCGAGATCACCCAGATGAGCAGGGTGTTGGTGATCGACTTCCAGAAGCTCGGGTCGGTGAGCAGGTAGCTGTACTGCTCCAGCCCGACCCACTTCAGCTGGCCGATCCCGTCCCACGAATGGAGCGACAGCCAGATCGAGAACAGCACCGGGAAGGCGCCGAAGATCGCGAACAGGATGAAGAACGGCGAGACGGCGGCGTACTGCGGCATCGCCTGCCGGAACCGGTTCGGCGGTCCGTCGGGAGTGTTCGCGCTCACATCCGTCGCCGGCCGACCAACTGTCTGACTGACGGCCATCTCAGATCGCCCCTGCCCTGGTGAGTTCGCGGGTGATCTGGTGCTGCGCGTCCTTCCAGGCCTGATCGGACGACTTGCTGCCGATCTCGACGTTGACCAGTTCGTTCGACAACGGGTTACCGATGATCGTGTCGTAGGGGCTGAAGTAGGCCCCCGGGTACTTCTTCGCCGACTCGGCGAAGACGTCGACGATCCGCTGGCCGCCGAAGAACGGGTCGGGCGCGGTCAGCCGGGAGTCTGTGTAGCTGGCCGGGGTGGAGGGGAAGAGCACCGGGTCGAGGAAGGACTCCGCCTGGTTCTTCGCCGACTCCAGCCAGGTGATGAAAGCGAACGCGGCCTCGGGATCCTTGCAGTACTTGGTGATCGCGAGGAAGGAACCCCCGCGGTTACCGGGACCGCCGGGCGCCGGCGTGACCCGCCACAGGCCTTTCGTCTTCGGTGCGGCGTTCTTCGGACCCAACTGGGCCCACCAGACCGCCCCGATGAAGGCGACCAGCTTGCCGTTGGTGACGACGGCGTTGGCGTCGGTGCTGCCCGACTGGGCGTTGGCCGACAGGCCTTCCTTGACGACCCGGACGGCCAGGTCCCAGGCCTGCCTGATGTGGTCGGCGTCGCCGATGTACTGCCCTGCCGCGGTCATGTAGCGCTTCGGCAACTGGGCCAGCGCGTAGCTGAAGATCGAGGTGATGTTGTCGGTGATGGCCGAGCCGGGCACCGCCTGCTTGAGCTTCTTGCCGAGCTGGATGTAGCTGTCCCAGTCCGGCGCCGCGGCCGCCACGTCGGCCGGCTCGGTGGGCAGGCCGGCCTTCTCGAAGATGTCGCGCCGGTAGAACAGCGCGGTCGGGCCGGTGTCCATCGGGAAGGCCAACATCTTGTTCTCGGGGGTGATGCCGAGCTTCCACTTCCAGGGCAGGAAGTCGGCCTCCACCTTGTCGGCGCCCAGCTCGCGCAGATCGTGGAACTGGTCCGCGTTCGGGAAGTAGGTGGCGACGTCGTCGTTGATCCCGATGATGTCCGGCACCAGCGACTTGCCGGCCAGCGAGGTCAGCACCTTCGTCTTGTAGTCGCCGCCGATCCGGGTCATCGCCAGCTTCTTGCCGGCGCCCGGGATGCCCTTCTCCGCCGTCGCGATCAGCGAGTCGTTCACCGATCCGGTCCAGCACCACATGCTCAGCTCGTCGGCAGCGCCGAGCGAGCTGCGCGAGCCGCACCCGGTCAGACCGGCGGCCGCGGCCGCACCTCCTGCGCCGAGGGCCAGGAACTTTCGTCTGCTCACTGCCATGGACTGCCTCACCTACACCTTCGCACTGCTACCGGGAGGGGCATTTCGCGATGTTCGTTTGCGCGAAAACTTGTCTACAAATGTTCAGACATAGATAAGGTAAGCGCATACCAACTGAACCGGTCAAGGGCTCGTCTTGCGACCTGACCGCTTCTGGACCATCCCGGTACCTACCAGAGTTCGCCTGATTGGATAGCTGCATGCCGACCCCCGTGATCGACACCGTCCTGTTCGATGCCGATGGAGTGATCCAGCGGCCCACGGTCGACTGGCGCATCGAGCTGGCGACCTTCATCCGGCCCGACCAGTCGGCCGAGGAGTTCATCCTCGACCTGATGGCCGCCGAGCAGCCGTCGATCCGTGGCGAAGGCGACTTCCGCGTGGCAGTGGCCGAAGTACTGGCGCGCTGGGGATCGGCCACCCCGATCGAGGACGCCATGCAGCCATGGCGCTGGTTCGAGGCCGAGCCGGTCGTGGTCGACCTGATCCAGCAGCTCCGTAAGGCGGGGATCGGTTGCCACCTGGCGACGAACCAGCAGGCCTACCGCCGGATGATCATGCACGACGAGCGGCACTACGGCGACTGGTTCGACCAGACCTTCTACTCCTGCGATCTCGGCGTGGCCAAGCCGGACCCGGCGTACTTCCACGCGATCCTGGACACCGTCGGCAAGCAGGGCTCGTCCACGCTCTTCATCGACGACAACGAGCGCAACATCAAAGGCGCCCTGACCGCGGGCCTGCATGCCGAGCTCTACGACCTGTCCGAAGGCACGGACGCCTTGCGTGACCTGTTGGCCCGCTACGGACTCCCGACCTCAGCCTGAGCTCGTACGGCGGTCTGCGGGCGGGCCGGTCGTAGTGGCCGGCTGATCAGGAACAGCACGAGCAGCAGCGGAAGCGTGATCAGGAAGGCCTTGCTGAGGTCGACCACCGTTGCCAGCGCGGCCAGGATGGTCGGCGCGGCGAGAATCGCGGTCGCCGAGGCGAGCGCACCCAAGGCCGCCAGCCGGACCGGCCGGATGCCAGGCGTGGCGACGAGCGCGGCGATGGTCAGCGGGTAGAGCGGCGCGACGCCCAGGCCGGCCAGCAGCAGTCCGGTGACGACAAGTGCGGGCGAGCCGAACAAGCTCACCAAGAGGCAACCGCTGAGTGCCAGCAACCCGGGCCGGGACCAACGGAGCCCAGCCGCGGAAGTGGATCGGCCCGATCGACCGTCCGACCGCCATCCCGATCGGGAACGCACTACCCAGCAGGGCCGCGATCGCGATTGCCAGGCCGGCGTCCACCAGCCGGGCCACGGACCACACCACGAAACAGAACTCGACCGCCACGGCCAGCACCACTCGCGACCAGCCGCGGAACGCACTGAGCCACGGTGACCCCTCCCCCGCCGGGGTCGAATCCAGGCTCTGCCCAGCTCTCGCCGGGGCCGCGATCACGATCAGAACGAGGAAAGCGGGTACCG
It encodes:
- a CDS encoding DAK2 domain-containing protein, coding for MEELTVGVLRSWARVALAELGRARAEIDELNVYPVPDGDTGTNLYLTWEAACDALPEGELTFAEAVQAFGRGALLGARGNSGVITSQLVRACGLRLAENLPRDQEADAGSVLADPRMSEAAAFADALVFAADAAYGAVAKPVEGTMLTVARAAANGALAAANEGKALAEVCLAAVAAARLALTKTTEQLAVLRRAGVVDAGGAGLVVILGAMESVLSGRPPGEHTGVPRRVPATASARGASGPGVEASGESGSGRVGLAEGAGGEAQGGDLEPDGPAYEVMYLLDAPDDRIGDFRRALAGLGDSVVVVGGDELWNVHVHTDDVGAAIEQGIGTGRPHRIRVTHFADMVPHPPIASRAVIAVAAGDGLAKLFVEAGAVVVKGGPGRRCSTGELLAAIEQSGAPEIVILPNDKDSIAVAEAAATAARQDGIRVAVIRTRAQVQGLAAIAVHDPGRSFDDAVNQLSAAAGQTRHGAVTIAVKDAWTMAGTCRIGDALGVVDGDFALITEDLAAAATGVADRLLGGGGELMTVVRGEHASPELVDALVRHVRRNRKDVDVVVYDGGQERYPLLIGVE
- a CDS encoding SAM-dependent methyltransferase; this encodes MEILFSVATDSYDLAVREIRGEFGGGVRIERVSADLGRIVSGGPSVEELASACDSGRIIFVRHLTVELASFKPGDVPEPHELADLVLEALPRHPQALAVQTWTDGPGSGGSYYHRLDEALGARGVTVSRAGQDVVVSCFVSAKTVIFGLNRLEYSLSDWPGGRMRLARSDERVSRSEFKLEEAIQTFGLDLPPGGKGLDLGASPGGWTRILRQHGQEMWSVDPGELDPRVTADRKVHHVATTAGEFFRQNRIYFDIVVNDMRMDQVLSARVMLDAVPHLSRGALAVVTLKGGGKNPLDAARRGIELLSKQYDVLHARQLHHNRREITVIAECP
- the rpmB gene encoding 50S ribosomal protein L28; amino-acid sequence: MSKKCDVCDKKPMFGNSVARLGKGAMIRRVKKRTSRRFDPNIQTMRAVIKGTPTKLKVCTSCIKAGKVQRVVG
- a CDS encoding aldo/keto reductase, whose translation is MSSTKLRWGILGTGNIASRFAGQVPSSTTNEVVAVGSRSMDSATTFADKFGIANRHASYDALLADETVDAVYIATPHPLHPEWAIKAAEAGKHVLCEKPLAINRAWAAAIIEAAVRNDVFLMEAYMYRCLPQTKLVAQLIRDGAIGKVHQIQASFAFQASFNAGSRIFADDLAGGGILDVGGYPVSFARLIAGAAIGAPYADPAAVTAVGQVGETGVDEWSVATLFFDSGLTAQVSTGVRLNDENRVRVLGSEGYLVIEDPWFAGDGKPTHVTVHKVGEEPRDISADPAFIYQAEAEAVAAAIEARQAPEMSWDDSLGNLTVQDKWREAIGQQYASERDDVLIPTATGRPLAKRADAPMTYGQVPGLAKPVSRLVMGVDNQPTLPHAAMIFDDFFERGGTTFDTAYIYSGGRGEKLLGQWMTSRGNRDDVVVIGKGAHTPHCDPESITRQLGESLERLQTDHVDLYLMHRDNEEIPVGEFVDVMDSHFQAGRIKAYGGSNWSLERFDEANEYAATHGKQPLTLLSNHLSLARAYDVPWAGCRHVSDDESQAWLRERQVALFPWSSQARGFFTGRAKPEDRSDEELVRCFYSDENFERLRRARELAEARGVEPTAIALAWLLHQSYPVFPLIGPRQISETRTSMPGLSVELSAEEVAWLTQV
- a CDS encoding carbohydrate ABC transporter permease, which gives rise to MRTERVRTVVGHVVLMFGVVVSIFPFYWMLVMASNTTPDIFAYPPKLVVGSHLFENMGHVLDNIDFFGAMLITLVASLGVTVLVLFFDSLAAFAFAKYEFPGRDMLFGVLLATFMIPTQLALVPQFVTLAEFGWIGSLKALIIPGAANAFGIFWMRQYAKGAIPDELISAAKVDGAGFFRQYLTVGLPVLRPGLAFLGIFTFINVWNDYLWPLIVMTDPNKLTLQVALQQLNGVYGTDYSMVMAGALMSVIPLIGVFIIGGRHFIADIAAGAMKF
- a CDS encoding carbohydrate ABC transporter permease, producing the protein MSANTPDGPPNRFRQAMPQYAAVSPFFILFAIFGAFPVLFSIWLSLHSWDGIGQLKWVGLEQYSYLLTDPSFWKSITNTLLIWVISTVPMLLLALVIANALHNATRFRSFYRIAYFIPNITSVVAVTMVFGSIFSNNFGLLNAFLQSIGLDKIEWLSQPWGIKIAIASIVAWRWTGYNAIIFLAGLQAISSDIYEAAKVDGASSRQMFWRITVPLLRPVILFTAVTSTIGGLQIFTESQVLFGSSGAIGGPGDGGLTIVSYLYDSAFGKNQFGYGAAIGWALFILIVLFSVINWRLIGGGDDDRITSRVRRRANRKIAAEKAAADSQTAGKEHADAH
- a CDS encoding extracellular solute-binding protein; the protein is MAVSRRKFLALGAGGAAAAAGLTGCGSRSSLGAADELSMWCWTGSVNDSLIATAEKGIPGAGKKLAMTRIGGDYKTKVLTSLAGKSLVPDIIGINDDVATYFPNADQFHDLRELGADKVEADFLPWKWKLGITPENKMLAFPMDTGPTALFYRRDIFEKAGLPTEPADVAAAAPDWDSYIQLGKKLKQAVPGSAITDNITSIFSYALAQLPKRYMTAAGQYIGDADHIRQAWDLAVRVVKEGLSANAQSGSTDANAVVTNGKLVAFIGAVWWAQLGPKNAAPKTKGLWRVTPAPGGPGNRGGSFLAITKYCKDPEAAFAFITWLESAKNQAESFLDPVLFPSTPASYTDSRLTAPDPFFGGQRIVDVFAESAKKYPGAYFSPYDTIIGNPLSNELVNVEIGSKSSDQAWKDAQHQITRELTRAGAI
- a CDS encoding HAD family hydrolase, producing the protein MPTPVIDTVLFDADGVIQRPTVDWRIELATFIRPDQSAEEFILDLMAAEQPSIRGEGDFRVAVAEVLARWGSATPIEDAMQPWRWFEAEPVVVDLIQQLRKAGIGCHLATNQQAYRRMIMHDERHYGDWFDQTFYSCDLGVAKPDPAYFHAILDTVGKQGSSTLFIDDNERNIKGALTAGLHAELYDLSEGTDALRDLLARYGLPTSA